A single window of Desulfovibrio sp. G11 DNA harbors:
- a CDS encoding type 4 pilus major pilin — MNMMEMLGVLLIALVAIAGSAVYLNSGFSKSKVASLEQDIVTMRMQIQQLFASSSDYSGLDDTTAIKAGVVPPNLIKGSRLKTPWGGEINLSTNDSHGSFTIELSGIPQNECTQLAKFQTDAWLSVSVNGNILDSDNTITDIVNACTKSNTIAYEAR; from the coding sequence ATGAATATGATGGAGATGCTTGGGGTGCTTTTAATAGCTCTCGTAGCTATTGCCGGCTCCGCGGTTTACCTTAACTCCGGCTTTTCAAAGTCCAAGGTGGCGTCCCTGGAACAGGATATTGTGACCATGCGCATGCAGATCCAGCAGCTTTTTGCCAGCTCATCGGACTATAGCGGCCTGGATGATACCACAGCCATCAAGGCTGGTGTGGTGCCACCGAATCTGATCAAGGGAAGCCGTCTGAAAACCCCCTGGGGTGGTGAAATCAACTTGTCCACCAACGACTCCCACGGCAGCTTTACCATTGAGCTGTCCGGCATTCCTCAGAATGAATGCACCCAACTGGCCAAATTCCAGACGGACGCATGGCTCTCGGTGAGTGTGAACGGCAATATCCTGGATAGCGACAACACCATTACGGACATCGTGAACGCCTGCACAAAAAGCAACACGATCGCTTACGAGGCCCGCTAG
- a CDS encoding lytic transglycosylase domain-containing protein, translating to MKSSNKKIYMAYYRKLLSLRQHATLLFALLFAVPAHAAALHERQQELEPLFDAPCARYQVPKVLALAIARQESGCHPWILNISGRDVRPRSKEEALRYAQWAMRAGRSFDVGVMQVNSYWIRKHGWPLEQVLDPANNVKIGVWILAQEIRRHGLNWKAVAYYHTPLHRNPERGRQYAQLILGHVKKILGEK from the coding sequence ATGAAGTCCTCAAATAAAAAAATTTACATGGCATACTACAGAAAACTTCTATCGCTTCGCCAGCATGCCACGCTGCTTTTCGCGTTGCTCTTTGCCGTCCCGGCCCATGCCGCCGCACTCCATGAGCGCCAGCAGGAACTGGAGCCGCTGTTTGACGCACCCTGCGCCCGCTATCAGGTGCCCAAGGTGCTGGCCTTGGCCATCGCCCGTCAGGAAAGCGGCTGCCATCCCTGGATACTCAATATCTCCGGCCGCGACGTGCGGCCCCGCTCCAAAGAAGAAGCCCTGCGTTATGCGCAGTGGGCAATGCGCGCCGGTCGCTCCTTCGACGTAGGCGTCATGCAGGTGAATTCCTACTGGATCCGGAAGCACGGCTGGCCGCTGGAACAGGTGCTGGATCCGGCCAACAACGTCAAGATCGGCGTCTGGATCCTGGCCCAGGAAATCCGGCGTCACGGTCTCAACTGGAAGGCCGTCGCCTACTACCATACGCCGCTTCATCGTAACCCGGAACGGGGCAGGCAGTACGCGCAACTGATTCTTGGGCATGTGAAGAAGATTTTGGGGGAGAAGTAA
- a CDS encoding type II secretion system F family protein, producing MQDILARLSFDAGTRIRTWKKLAMQAQYGLPLKDCLNNLRDQTQRRNPVLSRVFDQVLKHIGSGHHLDTALTGYASPEEIMLIASGQKAGKLPDGLRMAAELLEARRRIVGAVTGALAYPLFLFFMAMGMLAIVALYVMPELVQLSDPGNWTGFARGLYLISTFIGSWGGIVLLAALVGGCVGLVGTLPLWTGPARKIADRFPPWSMYRLTVGGVWLFTLSTLMQSGMQLSHILNTMLASENTGPYLRERIRAISNQVGRGENIGEAMYLAGLDFPDRELIDDFRAYAGLPHFKDQLQDFARDWLQEGIAAIQSKARLLNIVFLMLIIGQMLLIALSVMDLQSQLSTQTMGDIR from the coding sequence ATGCAGGATATTCTCGCCCGCCTGTCTTTTGATGCGGGAACCCGCATCCGGACCTGGAAAAAACTGGCCATGCAGGCACAATATGGCCTGCCGCTCAAGGATTGCCTGAACAATCTGCGAGATCAGACGCAACGTCGTAATCCGGTATTGTCCAGGGTTTTTGATCAGGTGCTGAAGCATATAGGCAGTGGGCATCATCTGGATACGGCCCTGACGGGCTATGCCTCGCCGGAAGAAATCATGCTGATCGCTTCCGGGCAGAAAGCCGGTAAACTCCCTGATGGCCTGCGTATGGCTGCCGAACTGCTGGAAGCCCGCCGCAGAATTGTCGGGGCAGTGACCGGGGCTCTGGCCTATCCGCTTTTCCTCTTCTTCATGGCAATGGGCATGCTGGCCATTGTGGCGCTGTATGTCATGCCGGAACTTGTGCAGCTCTCTGATCCAGGGAACTGGACCGGTTTCGCGCGCGGTTTATATCTCATAAGCACATTCATCGGCTCCTGGGGCGGCATTGTCCTGCTTGCCGCCCTGGTGGGCGGATGCGTGGGCCTTGTGGGCACGCTGCCGCTCTGGACCGGCCCGGCCCGGAAGATAGCCGACAGATTCCCCCCCTGGTCCATGTACCGCCTGACGGTTGGCGGCGTCTGGTTGTTCACCTTGTCCACGCTGATGCAATCCGGCATGCAGCTTTCGCATATCCTCAACACCATGCTGGCCTCGGAAAATACGGGCCCCTACCTGCGCGAGCGGATCCGGGCCATCAGCAATCAGGTGGGCCGGGGCGAGAACATCGGGGAAGCCATGTATCTCGCCGGCCTGGATTTTCCGGACCGGGAGCTGATCGACGACTTCCGCGCCTATGCCGGCCTACCGCATTTCAAGGACCAACTTCAGGATTTTGCCCGCGACTGGCTTCAGGAAGGCATTGCCGCCATCCAGTCCAAGGCTCGCCTGCTCAATATTGTCTTTCTTATGCTGATTATCGGGCAAATGCTCCTGATCGCCCTGTCGGTCATGGATCTCCAGTCGCAACTTTCAACACAAACAATGGGTGATATCCGATGA
- the pilO2 gene encoding type 4b pilus protein PilO2: MRMVLINKRSWAVGLDWSSPRMEKLSRRRLLDMAQRIDRSFDMVAVQQRLYGFGSSGGQPEDWSKARSLAAFIQLPPSFLGLFALEDVQGESFWWVIGRQNGQNVGQGDAVYVTRQEAEQELKSLNELLDNSIAEVVTQDDPTRSLAWLEPLVHVGPGAVLRRRGCLESLHEAPGRVSPAVLGAGLTVGLLIGGGLAFNAWQEHQAQQIALESARLAKLNKEQRRQELLAHPENYFEQIWTQVPLAVDVAVPCMEALLAQPTVANGWMLSEASCAGRTVSVTWAHQSQADFLSLPAKATLKSPQLAVSRMPLATERKARAGQKYPGILTQESATRYLYQITQKAGARLRLTFHKPEKRSIDKVELSSPWVRGEWSLSAVPGSLLQERALWRALSALPGLTLERISFKNEVWTLQGNIYAKEK; encoded by the coding sequence ATGCGTATGGTGCTCATCAACAAGCGCTCCTGGGCCGTAGGACTGGACTGGTCTTCTCCCCGGATGGAAAAGCTCTCCCGTCGGCGTCTGCTGGATATGGCACAACGAATAGATCGGTCCTTTGACATGGTTGCCGTACAGCAGCGCCTGTACGGCTTTGGATCCAGCGGCGGCCAGCCTGAAGACTGGAGTAAAGCCCGTTCCCTGGCGGCGTTCATCCAGCTCCCGCCGTCCTTCCTGGGGCTGTTCGCCCTGGAAGATGTGCAGGGAGAATCTTTCTGGTGGGTCATCGGCCGTCAGAACGGCCAGAATGTGGGCCAGGGCGACGCGGTCTATGTGACGCGCCAAGAGGCGGAACAGGAACTGAAAAGCCTGAATGAACTGCTGGACAACAGCATCGCGGAAGTCGTCACACAGGATGACCCCACGCGGAGCCTTGCCTGGCTGGAACCTCTGGTGCATGTGGGACCGGGCGCGGTGCTGCGTCGACGCGGCTGCCTTGAATCGCTCCATGAAGCGCCCGGACGAGTTTCGCCGGCGGTCCTTGGCGCGGGTCTGACTGTGGGCCTGCTGATCGGCGGCGGTCTGGCTTTCAATGCATGGCAGGAGCACCAGGCGCAGCAGATAGCATTGGAGTCGGCCCGGCTGGCAAAATTGAACAAAGAGCAGCGCCGTCAGGAACTGCTTGCCCATCCGGAGAACTATTTCGAGCAGATCTGGACGCAAGTTCCCCTGGCCGTGGACGTGGCCGTACCCTGCATGGAGGCGCTGTTGGCCCAGCCTACGGTAGCCAATGGCTGGATGTTGTCTGAAGCCTCCTGCGCGGGGCGTACCGTCAGCGTCACCTGGGCGCACCAGAGTCAGGCAGATTTCCTGAGCCTGCCGGCAAAGGCAACATTAAAAAGCCCGCAGCTCGCCGTATCACGGATGCCCCTGGCTACAGAGCGGAAGGCCCGCGCCGGCCAGAAATATCCCGGCATCCTGACGCAGGAAAGTGCCACCAGGTATCTTTACCAGATTACCCAGAAGGCGGGGGCCCGTCTGCGTTTAACCTTTCATAAGCCGGAAAAGCGCAGCATTGACAAGGTGGAGCTATCGTCTCCTTGGGTCAGGGGAGAATGGAGTCTGAGCGCTGTTCCCGGTTCCCTGCTGCAAGAGCGCGCACTCTGGCGTGCCTTGTCTGCCTTGCCGGGCCTGACGCTGGAGCGGATCAGCTTCAAAAATGAAGTCTGGACGCTTCAGGGAAATATCTACGCCAAGGAAAAATGA
- the pilV gene encoding shufflon system plasmid conjugative transfer pilus tip adhesin PilV, whose protein sequence is MKLFEIIGVLLLMSILIPRLSDMAFMGIVDTQKRQAADHLGLISRASAGYVRKHQTTLNAQASATSGPMVSVADLVSDGLLPDGFKGRNVWGQSYDIYVRKDAVSGHLRAVVLTTGGRGNETDRFLNVIVPGAAGLLGGSGGFVPTGIVPGQAADILQGAGGGWAVSLTGMGIPSPGPGHLGVLTSFDSTALGQDFLYRVAVPGHPELNAMQTELDMTDHAIRNVSELQFEEREISGESCASADEQGRVFLDRVQGLYLCRNNSLELIGDSGNSTLLKNVTVAKNGDRITKPVCAPGTGTAPAVFTSPSIAEAGPEAPPLTSFQTWATSLSDTEWQVHMRVQTGNKRLDGSDDEGWVYPADDYGRIMVLAMCIKQPETP, encoded by the coding sequence ATGAAGCTTTTTGAGATTATTGGTGTGCTGCTGCTTATGTCTATTCTCATACCCAGACTGTCGGACATGGCATTCATGGGTATTGTGGACACGCAGAAGCGCCAGGCGGCCGATCATCTGGGCTTGATCAGCCGGGCTTCGGCCGGCTACGTGCGCAAACATCAGACGACCCTGAACGCGCAGGCTTCGGCCACATCCGGCCCAATGGTTTCCGTGGCGGATCTGGTCAGCGATGGGCTGCTGCCGGATGGCTTCAAAGGCCGTAATGTTTGGGGGCAATCATATGACATTTACGTCCGTAAGGATGCTGTCAGTGGACACTTGCGCGCCGTGGTGCTGACCACGGGGGGGCGGGGCAATGAGACTGACAGATTTCTCAATGTGATCGTCCCCGGCGCTGCCGGGCTGCTGGGCGGTTCCGGCGGCTTTGTCCCTACCGGTATTGTGCCTGGGCAGGCAGCCGACATCTTGCAGGGTGCCGGAGGAGGCTGGGCTGTCTCCCTGACCGGTATGGGGATTCCTTCTCCTGGCCCTGGTCATCTCGGAGTCCTGACCAGTTTTGACTCCACAGCTCTTGGCCAAGACTTTCTTTATCGTGTTGCGGTCCCGGGACATCCGGAACTGAACGCAATGCAGACCGAACTGGATATGACGGATCATGCGATCCGGAATGTTTCGGAACTCCAGTTTGAAGAACGGGAGATTTCCGGCGAGTCCTGCGCCAGCGCCGACGAACAGGGCCGTGTTTTTCTGGATCGCGTCCAGGGCCTCTATCTCTGCCGGAACAACTCTCTGGAACTCATCGGGGACTCCGGCAATTCCACACTGCTAAAAAACGTTACTGTGGCCAAAAACGGGGACCGGATCACAAAACCGGTCTGCGCTCCCGGCACAGGTACGGCTCCGGCCGTTTTTACCTCCCCCTCCATTGCTGAAGCCGGGCCGGAAGCGCCGCCTCTGACGTCCTTCCAGACCTGGGCCACGTCCCTTTCTGACACAGAATGGCAGGTCCACATGCGCGTCCAGACCGGGAACAAGAGACTGGATGGGTCCGATGACGAAGGCTGGGTCTATCCGGCTGACGACTATGGTCGGATCATGGTGCTGGCCATGTGCATTAAGCAACCGGAAACGCCGTAA
- the pilM gene encoding type IV pilus biogenesis protein PilM produces the protein MKIMAVLALLLGVMAILSPSVSYRDEYAPAARSIALNYAVYRNAAFLYALKHKPNGSIPRTSLELPAGWHAMRTWNVRVEGGRCYVWGPASAEEISATWEFFQGSFAVGRAENGRLMPDGRTSLPAFIPVGSLVSVVEVN, from the coding sequence ATGAAGATTATGGCGGTGCTTGCGCTTCTGCTTGGCGTTATGGCCATTCTTTCGCCATCCGTAAGCTACAGGGATGAATATGCCCCTGCGGCCCGGAGCATAGCGCTGAATTACGCCGTCTATCGTAATGCGGCCTTCCTCTACGCCCTGAAGCACAAGCCCAATGGGAGCATACCTCGGACGTCACTGGAGTTGCCTGCCGGCTGGCATGCCATGCGCACATGGAATGTACGGGTGGAAGGTGGGCGCTGCTATGTATGGGGTCCGGCTTCAGCGGAAGAAATCTCGGCCACCTGGGAATTTTTCCAGGGGAGTTTTGCCGTGGGGCGGGCTGAAAACGGGCGTTTGATGCCGGATGGGCGTACGTCACTGCCGGCCTTCATTCCTGTTGGCAGTCTGGTCAGCGTGGTGGAGGTGAACTGA
- a CDS encoding ATPase, T2SS/T4P/T4SS family produces MKTSVSSTAPEAIFFEDFELVSEKVRGKVALIDGVLHISEDLKGNLDMVALVSRLRRRGISSLQFHKPSEFEKEYAKYAVRRALGENEIQQLAIDLIARAYKAGASDIHIVDTGTYTRIKFRILGLMREDSQMEAETGRQMISTIAGVLGKTADSPGFNAVERLDGRIVKRDYLPEGVHSVRIHTEPTECAHAESGTGTFMALRLLYDSTQATGALTERLTTLGFAESHCRDMDFLTKRTGLTVISGPTGHGKSTVLKHTMEAQTENTPEKAYHSVEDPPEFHMRDVNQIKVTTKDEGDYDRSRRATAYINAIAGAMRSDSDVLMIGEIRYPEAAVAAIDAALTGQSVWATVHANNAFGIVTRFESMLRSAGYLDPLDVLCDPNVLAGLEYQRLIPKLCPHCKIPWREIKHEERTLHIPDDVYQRLSSVLELEELEGDSRHEGIFVQNHDGCPHCLAGLRDQTVAAEVVVLDMDILGPLRAGKLLEAHTIWREKGGMTYIEHALQHVRQGLVDPVWTESRLGVPWTFNKFFDQRVM; encoded by the coding sequence ATGAAGACCAGTGTCAGCAGCACAGCCCCTGAAGCCATTTTTTTCGAAGATTTTGAACTGGTTTCGGAAAAAGTCCGCGGCAAGGTGGCCCTGATCGACGGAGTGCTACATATTTCTGAAGACCTCAAGGGCAATCTGGATATGGTCGCTCTGGTGTCCCGACTACGGCGCCGGGGTATCTCTTCGTTGCAGTTCCACAAGCCCAGTGAATTTGAGAAAGAGTATGCCAAGTACGCGGTACGCCGTGCTCTGGGCGAAAATGAAATCCAGCAACTCGCCATAGACCTGATCGCCCGCGCTTATAAGGCTGGCGCATCGGACATACATATTGTGGATACGGGCACCTATACCCGCATCAAGTTTCGCATTCTGGGGCTGATGCGGGAAGATTCACAGATGGAAGCGGAAACCGGCCGCCAGATGATTTCCACTATTGCCGGTGTGTTGGGCAAGACGGCCGATTCACCTGGCTTCAATGCCGTTGAGCGTCTGGACGGGCGTATCGTCAAGCGGGATTACCTGCCGGAAGGTGTGCATTCCGTGCGTATTCATACGGAACCCACTGAATGCGCCCATGCGGAAAGCGGTACAGGCACGTTCATGGCCTTGCGTCTGCTGTATGATTCCACGCAGGCCACGGGCGCGCTAACAGAGCGGCTTACCACTCTGGGATTTGCGGAAAGCCATTGCCGGGACATGGACTTCCTGACCAAACGTACTGGCCTGACGGTGATTTCCGGTCCCACGGGGCACGGTAAATCTACAGTTCTGAAGCATACGATGGAGGCCCAGACGGAAAACACGCCCGAAAAAGCCTATCATTCCGTGGAGGATCCACCGGAGTTCCATATGCGCGACGTGAACCAGATCAAGGTCACGACCAAGGATGAAGGCGATTATGACCGGAGCAGACGGGCCACCGCATACATCAACGCTATTGCCGGAGCCATGCGCTCAGACTCCGACGTCCTGATGATCGGTGAAATACGTTATCCGGAAGCTGCTGTGGCAGCCATTGACGCGGCCCTGACCGGTCAGTCCGTCTGGGCGACGGTACACGCCAACAATGCCTTCGGCATTGTCACCCGTTTTGAAAGTATGTTGAGGTCCGCCGGCTATCTTGATCCTCTGGATGTGCTCTGCGATCCCAACGTGCTGGCCGGTTTGGAATATCAGCGCCTGATCCCCAAACTTTGCCCGCACTGCAAGATTCCCTGGCGTGAAATCAAGCATGAAGAACGCACCTTGCACATTCCCGACGATGTATATCAACGCCTTTCCAGCGTTCTGGAGTTGGAGGAACTTGAGGGCGATTCCCGGCACGAGGGGATTTTCGTTCAGAATCATGATGGCTGCCCCCACTGTCTGGCCGGATTGAGAGACCAGACCGTGGCTGCGGAAGTGGTTGTACTGGACATGGACATTCTCGGCCCTCTGCGTGCCGGCAAGCTGCTGGAAGCCCATACGATCTGGCGGGAAAAAGGTGGCATGACCTATATAGAACATGCCCTCCAGCATGTTCGCCAGGGCCTTGTGGATCCTGTGTGGACGGAAAGCCGCCTGGGTGTTCCCTGGACATTCAACAAGTTCTTTGACCAACGGGTGATGTGA
- a CDS encoding ATPase, T2SS/T4P/T4SS family, with the protein MPLTEIQFSDLLLFPDGSARLKGCPGAGPQLVPVPEACASEVADLPDLLGKHGQAAMRYRHRDITYRVARIDDVDGQRIWFLRRLAETVPSFESLGLLPVLCSWLMGAEQRQGLILFSGAQASGKTTTASAFVARRLEVYGGHSVTFENPAELPLAGSWGQYGYCFQTEITSETELAQEIERAHRYASPDIIFIGEIRTRHAALEALRVSLGSSRQLVVATIHGQDVITALERLVTWARELDGDNAGQNLADALLAAVHLSLEIGPDGSCCLTSPQFLLLPFKDSSRGIRVKLRNGQFSTLTDDMRELKARIANKGEQAI; encoded by the coding sequence ATGCCTTTGACGGAGATACAATTCAGCGATCTGTTGCTGTTCCCTGACGGCTCCGCGCGCCTGAAAGGCTGCCCCGGTGCCGGGCCACAACTCGTTCCCGTGCCGGAGGCCTGCGCATCGGAAGTGGCTGATCTGCCGGATTTGCTTGGAAAACATGGACAGGCCGCCATGCGCTACCGGCATAGGGACATCACCTATCGTGTGGCCAGGATCGATGACGTGGACGGTCAACGGATATGGTTCCTGCGTCGGCTTGCGGAGACAGTACCGTCGTTTGAATCCCTTGGGCTGTTGCCGGTACTTTGTTCCTGGCTGATGGGCGCGGAACAGCGCCAGGGACTGATCCTGTTCTCCGGCGCGCAGGCCTCCGGCAAGACGACCACGGCCAGCGCTTTTGTGGCCAGACGCCTTGAGGTCTACGGCGGGCATTCCGTCACCTTTGAAAATCCAGCGGAATTGCCTCTGGCCGGAAGCTGGGGCCAATATGGTTACTGTTTCCAGACGGAAATCACCAGCGAAACAGAACTTGCTCAGGAAATAGAACGTGCCCACCGTTATGCCTCACCGGACATTATTTTCATTGGAGAAATCCGGACGCGCCATGCAGCTCTGGAAGCCTTGCGCGTCTCTCTGGGTTCCAGCCGCCAGCTCGTGGTGGCCACCATCCACGGACAGGACGTGATCACGGCCCTGGAACGGCTTGTCACCTGGGCGCGGGAACTGGACGGCGACAATGCCGGCCAGAATCTGGCGGACGCCCTGCTGGCAGCGGTCCATCTTTCCCTGGAAATCGGCCCGGACGGTAGCTGTTGCCTGACTTCACCACAGTTTCTCCTGCTGCCCTTCAAAGACTCGTCACGTGGCATCCGGGTCAAACTGAGAAACGGACAGTTCAGCACACTGACGGACGACATGCGTGAACTCAAAGCGCGGATCGCGAACAAGGGGGAGCAGGCCATATGA
- a CDS encoding TraG/VirB4 family ATPase gives MLKLQDFRSQAKGLPDLLTYAALIEPGIILQKDGSFLAAWEIRGEDTASATPDELAYVSQQFSNAVARLGTGWMLHVDACRTRQRAYPDAARSHFPDPVSQAIEDERRAFFGEGLCYNTATFLTATFLPNYTVTKMAGAAQVGVENMPVLEKSLKIFKDTLLEFEDGCAAVLRMTRLQEYELYDSSDRAFLHSDLLAHLEFCIAGVLQPVRVPAVPMYLDAILGSRDLVGGLIPRLEDGLEKKHMAVISIDGLPQESWPAMLAGLDSMPFELRYSTRFICLDQYDAEKEVTTYVKGWNQRVVGLLDQFMSTPNPKINRDALRMREDAEEAKLAVQSGLGAGYLSSTVILLDEDVNALQDNARELRRMIQTQGFGCRIESINALEAWLGSLPGNSYANVRRPLLTTLNLADLLPLQSVWTGSPVNPCPFYPPDSPPLAVFLTDGSTPFWFNIHEGDLAHTAIFGPTGSGKSTLLATIAAQFLRYEHGRIFAFDKGNSLFPLCDATGGDHYEIATEDSLCFTPLQRIYESGTEMAWAENWIESLLELQGMAVLPAHREAIHNAMAGLATQPEHMRTLSHYMDAVQDISIRQTLAYYTQRGTMGMLLDARTDNLGTSPFVVFEMEELMKKGDRNLIPVLTYLFHRIEKALDGKPALLILDEAWVMLGHPVFRDKIREWFKVLRKANCGVILATQNLSDAKNSGIMDVILTSCPTVIYLPNRQARNDDEYAFYRSCGLNDRQIGILANATPKRDYYMVNPSGRRLFQLGLGPVALSFTGVSDRESIARIKFLKQQYGKDWPWIWLKERNVTAA, from the coding sequence ATGCTTAAACTACAGGACTTCCGCTCCCAGGCCAAGGGCCTGCCTGACCTTCTGACGTATGCGGCTCTGATCGAACCGGGCATCATACTCCAGAAGGACGGCTCCTTCCTGGCCGCCTGGGAGATCCGTGGGGAAGACACGGCCAGCGCCACGCCGGATGAACTTGCCTATGTATCGCAGCAGTTCAGCAATGCCGTGGCCCGTCTCGGCACCGGCTGGATGCTCCATGTGGACGCCTGCCGGACAAGGCAGCGGGCATACCCGGACGCTGCTCGCTCACATTTTCCGGATCCTGTTTCCCAGGCCATCGAAGACGAGCGCCGCGCCTTTTTTGGCGAAGGTCTGTGTTACAACACGGCCACTTTCCTGACCGCCACTTTTCTCCCCAATTACACTGTGACCAAAATGGCGGGCGCTGCTCAGGTTGGTGTGGAAAACATGCCGGTCCTGGAAAAAAGCCTCAAGATTTTCAAGGACACGCTCCTTGAGTTCGAGGACGGCTGCGCGGCCGTATTACGCATGACACGCCTTCAGGAATATGAGTTATATGACAGCTCAGACAGGGCCTTTCTGCATTCTGACCTGCTGGCCCACCTGGAATTCTGCATTGCCGGCGTCCTGCAACCTGTGCGGGTCCCTGCTGTCCCTATGTACCTGGATGCAATACTGGGCAGCCGCGATCTCGTCGGCGGCCTGATTCCGCGTCTGGAAGACGGGCTGGAGAAAAAGCATATGGCCGTCATTTCTATTGACGGCCTGCCGCAAGAATCCTGGCCCGCCATGCTTGCGGGTCTGGATTCTATGCCGTTTGAGCTGCGCTATTCCACGCGCTTCATATGTCTGGACCAGTATGATGCGGAAAAAGAAGTCACAACCTATGTCAAGGGCTGGAATCAGCGCGTTGTGGGACTTCTGGACCAATTCATGAGCACTCCCAACCCAAAAATCAACCGTGACGCCTTGCGCATGCGAGAGGATGCGGAAGAAGCAAAGCTGGCAGTACAGTCCGGTCTGGGTGCAGGGTATCTGTCTTCTACGGTCATTCTCCTTGATGAGGATGTGAATGCCTTGCAAGACAATGCCCGTGAGCTGCGCCGGATGATTCAGACTCAGGGCTTTGGTTGCCGTATCGAATCCATCAATGCTCTGGAAGCCTGGCTGGGCAGTCTGCCCGGCAACAGTTATGCCAATGTCCGGCGGCCCCTGCTGACTACCCTGAATCTGGCGGACCTGTTGCCTCTGCAGTCGGTCTGGACAGGCTCTCCGGTGAATCCATGTCCCTTCTATCCGCCAGATTCCCCGCCTTTGGCAGTTTTTCTGACAGATGGTTCCACGCCGTTCTGGTTCAATATTCATGAAGGGGATCTGGCTCACACTGCCATCTTTGGGCCGACAGGTTCAGGCAAATCCACGCTGCTGGCCACTATCGCCGCGCAATTTCTACGCTATGAGCATGGACGGATTTTTGCCTTTGACAAGGGCAATTCCCTTTTTCCGCTCTGCGACGCCACGGGCGGCGATCACTATGAAATCGCCACGGAAGACAGTCTGTGTTTCACGCCCCTTCAGCGCATTTACGAAAGCGGTACAGAAATGGCCTGGGCGGAAAACTGGATCGAAAGTCTGCTGGAACTTCAGGGTATGGCCGTGCTGCCGGCGCACCGTGAGGCTATCCACAATGCGATGGCCGGACTGGCCACGCAGCCGGAACACATGCGCACCTTGTCGCATTACATGGACGCGGTGCAGGACATCTCCATCCGCCAGACCCTGGCCTATTATACGCAGCGCGGCACGATGGGCATGCTTTTGGACGCCCGGACGGACAATCTTGGCACATCCCCTTTCGTCGTTTTCGAGATGGAGGAACTGATGAAAAAGGGAGACCGTAACCTGATTCCCGTGCTGACGTATCTCTTTCATCGCATTGAGAAGGCTCTGGACGGCAAACCCGCGCTACTGATTCTGGATGAAGCGTGGGTCATGCTCGGCCATCCGGTATTCCGCGACAAGATCCGCGAGTGGTTCAAGGTGCTGCGCAAGGCCAACTGCGGTGTGATCCTGGCCACACAGAACCTGTCCGACGCCAAAAACAGCGGCATTATGGATGTGATCCTCACGTCCTGCCCCACGGTCATTTATCTGCCCAACAGGCAGGCCCGTAACGACGACGAGTACGCCTTCTACCGGAGCTGCGGTCTCAATGATCGCCAGATCGGAATTCTGGCCAACGCCACCCCCAAGCGGGATTATTACATGGTCAATCCCTCGGGCCGCCGTCTCTTCCAGCTTGGGCTCGGTCCGGTGGCGCTGTCCTTCACCGGCGTTTCCGACAGAGAAAGCATTGCCCGGATCAAGTTCCTCAAGCAGCAATACGGCAAAGACTGGCCCTGGATCTGGCTCAAGGAACGCAACGTCACTGCCGCTTAA